One Mycobacterium marseillense DNA window includes the following coding sequences:
- a CDS encoding non-ribosomal peptide synthetase — MTTAPPQIEDVLALSPLQEGLFALYRLAQDSIDLYSMQFVVDVDGPVDLELLRRSAQAMLVRHPNLRAAFWDRDVPKPVQIVPTQAELPWSERFAPPTEFDAIARSERRRPFDLSRGPALRVVLLGTPGETRRRMIFTAHHILVDGWSLAVFFTEMLTVYRAGGSTDGLPTARPYRDYIVWLAQQDRAAAAAQWMTYLQGVSGPLMVADGTVAAGEGVPEKTELLLPAADTVRLRQWAGRNGLTLNTAVLFAWAVVLSRLTDRRDVVFGTIVSGRPENLPGVETMVGLFINAVPVVHQVSTADSVVEQCARLQRESSAMRDIGYLSLSEIQREHGRGTLFDSLFVFENAPIEDAIRTVITPDGARFSPAEMESLTHYPLTVVSHMRDDALLVLVEAIPEALSHLRPSQIGERLLAVLRQLPDIGDDTPDALDILTTAERAEFEGLATRPLPTSESTSVWETFERQVHDTPHAVALTTGGGECYTYAELHAHACRLAGELAEQGIGPEKVVALVLPRSTRSIVAILAVLAAGGAYLPVDITLPNARIESILRQANPVLAIAEAGYTELVSGRVATVVIDDRAAAERISQRAAATPAVRRHLEHSAYVIFTSGSTGEPKGVIGTNAALLSYFADHRDRVYRAASARLGRPLRIAHAWSLSFDASWQPMVGLLDGHAIHLFDAEEMRDADRLVKGMAANQIDMIDTTPSMFLQLRAAGLLDHSLSVLALGGEAIDTALWEQLRAPSPTSKTAVYNCYGPTETTVEAVVAPVTEYQKPTIGTANAGTVGYVLDSALRMVPDGVVGELYLSGAQLARGYVGRSAMTAARFVADPLRPGQRMYRTGDLVRRLPHGGYSYVGRCDCQVKIRGYRVEIGEIEAALRGQPQIHDAAVTVLRRDSGTSLVGFVVWQEDMAADLVRLRAALAERLPPYMVPARIVAMPQLPVNANGKLDGGALDRLAEDALLRVTEGGAASASTDTERSLCKIFEEQFNGVVPHIDDDFFSLGLDSIVAISVVHKARRRGLTLSPRMVFSAPTIRQLAAAVDAAPESDAAVENIEYGEIPPLPMVSWLYEYGNYRRFTHTVLLRLPSEIDCLSIETMLQLLLDGHDTLRSILIETAEGPRLVTREPGVVRAADVLTRVELPKSSAAEFNAVLTHSARKVTDEIDPHSGAMVRAVWLSSAGQGEMLLITAHHLAVDVVSWHIMLGDLAEAWRSVTSGATPKTMPEFTSYRRWSELMWQRAATAEVQSQRGYWTAQVHGPDPALGRRHPDPTRDTWSTLRVTRALTPIDVTERVLTALTRDEGMDEFLLAALTMAVASWRRTREQNFAAGTLVTMESHGRADAILGTDTTNTVGWFTTAYPVRLGVGASGVDAEQAECDPAAARALLDSVADHLRMVPNEGLDYGLLRYVDHVPELQDSVEPQIMFSYLGRLDLAGGTDQPWSLIAGDQVDALPVDPEPDLPLRFALYLAVAIRGTPEGPQLTANWLWSDALFGHSDIERLTQFWQRGIAALAAGLTKSPA, encoded by the coding sequence GTGACCACAGCTCCGCCGCAGATCGAGGACGTGCTCGCTCTCAGCCCTTTGCAGGAAGGGCTGTTTGCGTTATACCGATTGGCGCAGGACAGTATCGACCTTTACAGCATGCAGTTCGTCGTCGATGTCGACGGACCAGTCGATCTCGAGCTGCTCCGCCGCAGCGCTCAAGCCATGCTGGTCCGACACCCGAATCTGCGCGCCGCCTTCTGGGATCGTGATGTACCGAAGCCCGTGCAGATCGTGCCCACGCAGGCCGAGCTGCCCTGGTCCGAACGGTTCGCACCGCCAACGGAATTCGATGCCATCGCACGATCGGAGCGGCGCCGCCCGTTCGATCTGAGTCGTGGACCGGCATTGCGGGTTGTGCTGCTTGGCACTCCCGGCGAGACCAGGCGCCGGATGATTTTCACCGCCCACCATATTCTGGTCGATGGCTGGTCCCTCGCCGTGTTCTTCACCGAGATGCTCACCGTGTATCGGGCGGGAGGATCGACCGACGGGCTACCGACCGCGCGCCCGTACCGTGACTACATCGTCTGGCTCGCCCAGCAGGACAGGGCGGCCGCGGCCGCCCAGTGGATGACGTATCTGCAGGGTGTGTCCGGCCCGCTCATGGTGGCAGACGGGACCGTCGCCGCGGGCGAGGGCGTGCCGGAAAAGACCGAATTGCTGTTGCCTGCGGCCGATACGGTGCGGCTGCGACAGTGGGCGGGTCGCAACGGTCTTACCCTCAACACCGCGGTGCTATTCGCGTGGGCGGTTGTGCTCAGCAGGCTCACCGACCGTCGCGATGTCGTTTTCGGCACCATCGTGTCCGGCCGGCCGGAAAACCTGCCCGGCGTGGAAACCATGGTCGGACTGTTCATCAACGCCGTGCCGGTGGTGCACCAGGTGAGCACCGCCGACTCGGTGGTGGAGCAATGCGCCCGGTTGCAGCGCGAGTCATCGGCGATGCGCGACATCGGTTATCTCAGCCTGTCGGAAATCCAGCGTGAGCATGGCCGGGGAACCCTCTTTGATTCGCTATTCGTCTTCGAGAACGCACCGATCGAGGACGCTATCCGGACGGTGATCACACCAGACGGAGCCCGGTTCAGTCCGGCAGAGATGGAGAGTCTCACGCACTACCCGTTGACTGTGGTCTCGCACATGCGAGACGACGCGCTGTTGGTACTGGTCGAGGCGATTCCCGAGGCACTTTCGCATCTTCGGCCCTCCCAGATCGGCGAGCGCTTGCTCGCCGTGCTGCGTCAACTCCCCGATATTGGCGACGACACGCCCGATGCACTGGATATTCTCACCACGGCGGAGCGCGCCGAGTTCGAAGGACTTGCGACGCGGCCGCTGCCCACTTCGGAGAGCACTTCGGTGTGGGAGACGTTCGAGCGGCAGGTCCACGACACACCGCATGCCGTCGCCCTGACTACCGGCGGTGGTGAGTGCTATACCTATGCCGAACTACACGCGCACGCTTGCCGGCTCGCGGGGGAGTTGGCGGAGCAGGGCATAGGACCGGAAAAAGTCGTTGCGCTGGTGCTGCCGCGCTCGACCCGATCCATCGTCGCCATCCTGGCGGTGCTCGCCGCCGGTGGCGCCTATCTGCCGGTCGATATCACGTTGCCGAACGCGCGTATCGAATCTATTTTGCGGCAAGCAAATCCGGTACTTGCCATCGCCGAAGCCGGCTACACGGAGTTGGTAAGCGGCCGGGTCGCCACAGTGGTTATCGACGATCGCGCTGCCGCCGAGCGCATCTCGCAACGCGCAGCCGCCACGCCGGCGGTTCGCCGTCACCTCGAGCACAGCGCGTATGTCATCTTCACCTCGGGCTCGACCGGTGAACCCAAGGGCGTCATCGGCACCAATGCGGCTTTACTCAGCTATTTCGCTGACCACCGCGACCGTGTCTACCGGGCGGCTTCGGCGCGCCTGGGCCGCCCGCTGCGGATCGCCCACGCCTGGTCCCTGAGCTTTGACGCCTCGTGGCAGCCCATGGTCGGCCTGCTCGACGGGCATGCAATCCACCTGTTCGACGCCGAGGAGATGCGCGACGCAGATCGGCTCGTGAAAGGGATGGCCGCCAACCAGATCGACATGATCGACACCACCCCGTCGATGTTTCTCCAACTGCGTGCCGCGGGACTTTTGGACCACTCTCTTTCGGTGCTGGCCCTCGGCGGTGAAGCAATCGATACCGCGCTGTGGGAGCAATTGCGCGCTCCGTCGCCAACTTCTAAAACGGCCGTCTACAACTGCTATGGCCCCACCGAAACGACGGTCGAAGCGGTGGTGGCACCGGTCACGGAATATCAAAAGCCGACGATCGGCACCGCAAACGCTGGAACCGTCGGTTACGTCCTAGATTCGGCGTTGCGGATGGTGCCGGACGGTGTGGTGGGCGAGCTCTATCTGTCCGGGGCGCAGCTGGCCCGTGGCTATGTCGGCAGGTCTGCGATGACCGCGGCTCGCTTCGTGGCGGACCCGCTGCGTCCCGGTCAACGCATGTACCGCACCGGTGACCTGGTACGTCGCCTGCCGCACGGCGGATACTCCTATGTGGGACGCTGCGACTGCCAGGTCAAGATACGTGGCTACCGCGTGGAGATCGGCGAGATCGAGGCGGCCCTGCGTGGCCAGCCACAGATACACGATGCCGCGGTTACCGTTCTGCGTCGCGACAGTGGCACAAGCCTCGTGGGTTTTGTTGTGTGGCAGGAGGATATGGCTGCCGACCTGGTGCGGTTGCGTGCCGCGCTCGCTGAACGGCTGCCGCCTTACATGGTTCCCGCCCGAATCGTGGCGATGCCTCAGCTGCCGGTGAACGCGAACGGCAAGCTGGATGGTGGTGCATTGGACCGGCTTGCCGAGGATGCGCTCTTGCGTGTCACTGAAGGCGGGGCGGCATCGGCGTCCACCGACACCGAACGATCACTGTGCAAAATATTCGAAGAACAATTTAACGGCGTAGTGCCGCACATCGACGATGACTTCTTCTCACTTGGGTTAGACAGCATTGTGGCGATCTCGGTGGTCCATAAGGCACGGCGGCGCGGTCTCACATTGAGTCCACGGATGGTGTTCAGCGCTCCGACAATTCGCCAACTCGCTGCTGCTGTCGATGCGGCGCCGGAATCCGATGCGGCCGTCGAAAACATCGAATACGGTGAGATCCCGCCGCTGCCGATGGTGTCCTGGCTCTACGAGTACGGAAACTACCGCCGATTCACCCATACCGTGTTACTGCGATTGCCGTCTGAAATCGACTGTCTATCAATCGAGACGATGCTGCAACTGTTACTCGACGGGCACGACACTCTGCGATCGATTCTGATCGAGACCGCTGAGGGGCCACGCCTGGTTACCCGCGAACCCGGCGTGGTCCGTGCCGCTGACGTGCTCACGCGTGTTGAGCTACCGAAATCGTCCGCCGCGGAATTCAATGCGGTCTTGACACATTCGGCGCGTAAGGTCACCGACGAGATCGATCCCCACTCAGGTGCCATGGTGCGCGCCGTTTGGTTGTCCAGCGCCGGGCAAGGCGAGATGCTGCTGATCACCGCGCATCACCTGGCGGTCGACGTGGTTTCCTGGCACATCATGCTCGGGGATCTCGCGGAGGCGTGGCGCTCGGTGACATCGGGTGCAACGCCGAAAACGATGCCCGAGTTCACTTCTTACCGCCGCTGGTCGGAGCTGATGTGGCAGCGGGCCGCTACGGCCGAAGTGCAAAGCCAGCGCGGTTACTGGACAGCGCAGGTTCACGGGCCCGATCCTGCGCTGGGTAGGCGGCACCCTGATCCGACGCGTGACACGTGGTCGACTCTGCGGGTCACACGGGCACTCACACCGATCGACGTCACTGAGCGCGTGCTCACAGCGCTCACCAGAGATGAGGGCATGGACGAATTCTTGCTGGCCGCGCTCACGATGGCCGTCGCGAGTTGGCGGCGTACTCGTGAACAAAACTTTGCGGCAGGCACGCTCGTCACGATGGAGAGCCATGGGCGCGCGGACGCTATTTTGGGGACCGACACCACCAACACGGTCGGTTGGTTTACGACTGCCTACCCGGTACGGCTCGGAGTGGGTGCATCAGGTGTCGACGCCGAGCAGGCAGAATGTGATCCGGCAGCGGCCCGAGCGCTATTAGATTCCGTGGCTGACCATTTGAGGATGGTCCCGAATGAAGGTCTGGACTATGGACTGCTTCGTTATGTGGACCACGTTCCAGAACTGCAGGATTCTGTCGAACCTCAGATCATGTTCAGCTACTTGGGCCGCCTCGACCTCGCCGGTGGAACGGATCAGCCCTGGTCCTTAATTGCCGGCGACCAAGTCGACGCATTGCCCGTCGACCCTGAGCCAGATCTGCCACTGCGTTTTGCGCTGTACCTCGCCGTGGCGATACGGGGAACACCGGAGGGTCCGCAACTGACGGCTAACTGGCTCTGGAGCGATGCCCTGTTCGGGCACTCCGATATCGAACGACTGACGCAATTCTGGCAGCGCGGCATAGCCGCGCTCGCAGCCGGATTGACTAAAAGCCCCGCATAG
- a CDS encoding non-ribosomal peptide synthetase: MADDVKTLEQRRLELLRLRIAERGLAARESVELVRICPGERYRLSPGQRRMWFLQAMDPSDVTLNICVAYRLTGALEEARLHAALNEVVARHAVLRTTYAVDSEGEPYQVFSDDVEIGWRTVDLTHLSEAERERQIQALARDEFGRPFDLTEDRPLRTTLIRSGADEFVLILVVHHICWDDDSWAVFFGELSAAYNGHQLNGHAPQFVSVAVLGNEAEPTSADIGYWTDTLRPAPEPLELPGVGAAQPSRQAERRTRALPDDMFGRVEDFARNRSASPFMVLLAAFGVLLRRYTGAADFLISVPVTGRGGPAEGAIGYFGNTLLLRIVARPHDTFTSFVDSVRETCFAGFAHQSVGIDRVVREANPERAIGHDGMDQLVRLGFSMRNSASGLILDGVTVGQLELGAVAAQLPLALTVVLDPKGVSVELEHQTDVLSSALVDQMLTHYLQLLNNALAEPERRLTKLDLLGAGEREAVLAQSHGEVVATPATTMVAMLETAAAVAPDAVALVSDAGEVTYADLHARANRLARWLIGRGFGAEDVIGLRMTTSIEFIVALLAVLKAGAAYLPIDPAYPDDRIQYLVTDARPQTVIGRRELDPAEDAAAQLSDAVLTDADRLRPLRPDHLAYVIYTSGSTGRPKGVAVSHRAIAEHVDGFIAEWSVTGEDRWLQSSSVSFDASLADIFIPLSLGAQLIVPRPEAFGDIDYVAELINRRGVTVLHMVPSMLSTLLMLPQASQWRQLRHVPVGGEALPTEVADKFASYFDAELRNHYGPTEAVVCSTHKRVAGSQGARVVPIGVPNRNVYAYVLDEQLQPVPAEVVGELYLGGIQLARGYLGRPGLTAQRFIADPFNPGMRLYRSGDLVRRNISGDLEFVGRADEQVKIRGFRIELGEVESVITAHPAVRHCLVSVEDTEAGPMLAAYLVPAADEHLSADSDLDEIRAHAASALPEYMVPSAFAVIHEIPLTVSGKLDKRALPAPTPIAVRRYREPATETERRMCSIFAELFGWERVGADDSFFGLGGHSLLAARLVAQIRAEFGIELTVRAVFDTPTPAGLAAALVEQFRAEFDIDLDAMDAEDTFDDATTASQSSRPELVESVRPERLPLSYSQLAAWFQYRMEGAGDGFNMPFALRFDGPLDIVALTEAVNDVVKRHEALRTNFDEHEGVPYQIVHPSLQLELKVRKVTPDGFDDAVAQLRRHVFTPESGPLITVTLLALGTDTHVLLVVVHHIVSDHASLGIFFDDLVTAYRARHQGQAPQWTTSPIQFVDYALWQRDAFASLWGQAELAYWRDALAGLPDEVSVAHDYSRPPALGKRGEVVTFTVPATRRASLTQLAEQNVASEFMVYQAALAVVLHKLGGGTDIPLGSPVASRVEPITANLIGLFANVVVLRDDLSGDPSLRTMLTRSRHTVLDAFAHQELPIERLVEALNPPRSRSRNPLFQNMIHFRGEDWALIPRPLTETGGTTVVPLPMDFEVSLLDLDVGMSVTPGGELDVRVVANADLYEPATVALIAAALNAALDAFATAPDRPVSSVELLPTDDLEKLFAPPAPPIAAPSKPATAGSVETERILITLLEELLDVTGLDRDDNFFALGGDSIISIKWSAQATAQGLAFTPGMVFEYMTIGELAAAVDAAAGEPAAEADSPPKQEYTPMSASGLTPDALAQLNASWLNQS; the protein is encoded by the coding sequence ATGGCCGACGACGTCAAGACTTTGGAGCAACGTCGCCTGGAACTGTTACGTTTGCGCATCGCCGAACGCGGTCTGGCGGCGCGGGAGTCGGTCGAACTGGTGCGGATCTGTCCGGGAGAACGTTATCGGCTGTCGCCCGGCCAGCGCCGGATGTGGTTTCTACAGGCCATGGACCCAAGCGACGTTACGCTCAACATCTGCGTCGCCTACCGGCTGACGGGCGCTCTGGAAGAGGCGCGCTTACACGCAGCCCTCAATGAGGTCGTTGCCCGGCACGCCGTTTTGCGTACCACCTACGCGGTGGATAGCGAGGGTGAACCTTATCAAGTATTTTCCGATGACGTTGAGATCGGTTGGCGAACAGTTGATTTGACCCATCTCTCAGAGGCCGAGCGCGAGCGCCAGATCCAGGCGTTGGCGCGAGATGAGTTCGGCCGGCCATTTGACCTCACCGAGGATCGTCCGTTGCGGACAACCCTGATCCGCTCCGGCGCGGACGAATTCGTGCTGATCCTGGTCGTCCACCACATTTGTTGGGATGACGACTCCTGGGCTGTTTTCTTCGGTGAGCTGAGCGCTGCCTATAACGGTCATCAACTGAACGGCCACGCGCCGCAATTCGTTTCGGTCGCGGTGCTTGGGAACGAGGCGGAACCCACCAGTGCCGACATCGGCTACTGGACGGACACTTTGCGGCCGGCACCGGAACCGCTGGAGCTTCCCGGTGTGGGTGCTGCGCAGCCGTCCAGGCAGGCCGAACGTCGAACTCGCGCCCTTCCCGACGACATGTTCGGCAGGGTCGAGGATTTTGCCCGAAACCGTTCCGCTTCACCGTTTATGGTGTTGTTGGCGGCCTTTGGCGTGCTGCTGCGCCGCTATACCGGCGCAGCAGATTTTCTGATCTCCGTGCCGGTCACCGGACGCGGCGGCCCGGCCGAGGGGGCGATCGGGTACTTCGGCAACACGCTATTGCTGCGGATCGTGGCTCGACCGCACGACACGTTCACCTCGTTCGTCGACTCGGTACGCGAAACCTGTTTTGCCGGGTTCGCCCATCAGTCCGTCGGCATCGATCGAGTGGTGCGCGAAGCCAACCCGGAACGGGCTATAGGGCACGATGGCATGGACCAGCTGGTCCGCTTGGGTTTCAGCATGCGCAACAGCGCAAGTGGATTGATACTGGACGGTGTCACGGTAGGACAACTCGAATTGGGCGCGGTAGCCGCCCAGCTTCCGTTGGCCTTGACGGTTGTGCTCGACCCAAAGGGAGTATCGGTCGAGCTCGAGCACCAGACCGACGTGTTGAGCTCGGCACTCGTTGATCAGATGCTGACCCATTATCTGCAGCTGTTGAACAACGCCCTGGCCGAACCCGAACGTCGCCTCACCAAATTGGACTTGCTCGGCGCCGGCGAGCGGGAAGCCGTCCTGGCGCAGTCGCACGGGGAAGTTGTCGCCACGCCGGCCACCACGATGGTCGCGATGCTTGAAACAGCCGCGGCCGTCGCTCCCGACGCGGTCGCGCTCGTTTCCGACGCGGGTGAAGTGACCTATGCCGACCTGCATGCTCGCGCGAATCGTTTGGCGCGCTGGCTTATCGGACGAGGCTTCGGTGCGGAGGACGTCATCGGGCTGCGCATGACCACGTCGATAGAGTTCATCGTCGCGCTGCTCGCCGTGCTGAAAGCCGGTGCGGCCTACCTGCCGATCGACCCCGCCTATCCCGACGACCGCATCCAATACCTCGTCACGGATGCCCGACCCCAGACGGTTATCGGGCGGCGGGAACTCGACCCCGCCGAAGATGCCGCCGCACAGTTGTCGGACGCCGTGCTCACCGATGCCGACCGGCTACGTCCGTTGCGTCCCGACCACTTGGCTTACGTCATCTACACGTCCGGTTCCACCGGGCGGCCCAAGGGCGTGGCTGTCTCGCACCGCGCGATCGCCGAGCACGTGGATGGTTTCATTGCCGAGTGGAGCGTGACCGGAGAAGACCGGTGGCTGCAATCGTCGTCGGTGAGCTTCGATGCTTCACTGGCAGACATCTTCATCCCGTTGTCGCTTGGCGCACAGCTGATCGTGCCCAGGCCCGAGGCCTTCGGGGACATCGATTACGTTGCCGAGCTGATCAATCGCCGCGGCGTCACCGTGCTGCACATGGTGCCCTCCATGCTGAGCACCCTGCTGATGCTGCCGCAGGCCAGCCAATGGCGGCAGTTGCGTCATGTGCCGGTGGGCGGAGAAGCGCTTCCCACTGAGGTGGCCGACAAATTCGCCAGCTACTTCGACGCGGAGCTACGCAATCACTATGGCCCGACCGAGGCCGTCGTGTGCTCGACACACAAGCGGGTCGCGGGGTCGCAGGGCGCGCGTGTGGTGCCGATCGGCGTGCCGAACCGCAACGTCTACGCCTATGTGCTCGACGAGCAGTTGCAACCGGTGCCCGCGGAGGTCGTCGGTGAGCTGTACCTCGGTGGCATTCAGTTGGCGCGTGGGTATCTCGGTCGTCCCGGGCTGACCGCGCAGCGATTCATCGCCGACCCTTTCAATCCCGGCATGAGGCTGTATCGATCCGGAGACCTGGTCCGCCGCAACATCTCTGGCGACCTGGAATTCGTCGGCCGAGCCGACGAGCAGGTCAAGATTCGTGGCTTCCGCATCGAGCTCGGTGAGGTCGAGTCCGTGATCACAGCGCATCCAGCGGTGCGGCACTGCCTCGTATCCGTGGAAGACACCGAGGCTGGGCCCATGCTGGCCGCGTACCTGGTGCCAGCGGCTGATGAGCACCTCTCCGCCGACTCAGATCTCGATGAGATACGCGCACATGCCGCCTCGGCGCTGCCTGAATACATGGTGCCCAGCGCATTTGCGGTTATCCATGAGATCCCGCTGACTGTGAGCGGCAAACTGGACAAACGGGCACTGCCCGCACCTACGCCTATCGCCGTGCGCCGCTACCGTGAGCCGGCGACCGAGACCGAGCGCCGGATGTGCTCGATTTTCGCCGAGCTGTTCGGCTGGGAGCGTGTGGGTGCTGACGACTCATTCTTCGGGCTGGGTGGCCATTCCCTGCTGGCGGCTCGGCTGGTCGCGCAGATCCGTGCCGAATTCGGCATAGAGCTGACCGTTCGCGCCGTGTTCGATACGCCCACCCCGGCCGGATTGGCGGCTGCGCTGGTCGAGCAGTTCCGTGCCGAGTTCGATATCGACCTTGACGCGATGGACGCCGAGGACACTTTCGACGACGCAACGACGGCGTCGCAATCGAGCCGCCCAGAACTCGTCGAATCTGTTCGCCCGGAGCGGCTCCCGTTGTCCTACTCGCAGCTCGCCGCGTGGTTCCAGTATCGGATGGAAGGGGCGGGGGACGGCTTTAACATGCCCTTTGCGCTTCGGTTCGACGGTCCCCTGGACATCGTCGCCCTCACCGAGGCGGTCAACGACGTCGTTAAGCGCCACGAGGCCCTGCGCACGAACTTCGATGAGCACGAAGGCGTTCCGTATCAAATCGTGCACCCGAGCTTGCAGTTGGAACTAAAAGTCCGGAAGGTCACCCCGGACGGCTTCGATGACGCGGTGGCGCAGCTGCGCCGGCACGTGTTTACGCCCGAGTCGGGGCCGTTGATTACGGTCACCCTGTTGGCGCTGGGCACGGATACGCATGTGCTATTGGTGGTCGTTCACCACATCGTCAGCGATCACGCCTCTCTGGGGATCTTCTTTGACGACCTCGTCACCGCCTACCGCGCGCGGCACCAAGGGCAGGCGCCGCAGTGGACCACATCGCCGATCCAGTTCGTGGACTACGCACTGTGGCAACGAGATGCATTCGCTTCCCTATGGGGACAGGCTGAGCTGGCGTATTGGCGTGACGCCCTCGCTGGGTTGCCCGACGAGGTCTCGGTTGCCCACGATTATTCCCGCCCGCCGGCGCTCGGAAAGCGTGGGGAGGTGGTGACTTTCACCGTGCCCGCCACCCGCCGGGCGTCCTTGACACAGCTTGCCGAGCAAAATGTCGCCAGCGAGTTCATGGTTTACCAGGCCGCCCTGGCGGTAGTGCTGCACAAGCTCGGCGGAGGGACGGACATTCCGCTCGGCAGTCCGGTCGCGTCCCGTGTCGAACCGATCACGGCTAATCTGATCGGCTTGTTCGCCAACGTGGTGGTGCTGCGCGACGATCTGTCCGGTGATCCAAGCCTGCGCACCATGCTCACCCGTAGCCGCCACACGGTGCTCGACGCATTCGCACACCAAGAGCTGCCCATCGAACGTCTGGTTGAGGCTCTCAACCCACCGCGCTCGCGGTCCCGAAACCCGCTGTTTCAGAACATGATCCACTTTCGCGGAGAGGACTGGGCGCTGATACCGCGCCCTCTCACCGAGACCGGCGGCACCACGGTCGTACCGCTTCCGATGGACTTCGAGGTCTCACTACTGGATCTGGACGTGGGCATGAGCGTGACGCCGGGCGGTGAACTCGACGTGCGCGTCGTCGCCAATGCCGATCTCTACGAACCTGCGACGGTTGCCCTTATCGCCGCCGCTCTGAACGCAGCACTCGATGCGTTCGCGACGGCGCCGGACCGTCCAGTGTCCAGCGTGGAGTTGCTTCCCACGGATGATTTGGAGAAACTTTTCGCCCCGCCGGCCCCGCCCATCGCTGCGCCATCGAAACCGGCCACCGCAGGCTCGGTGGAAACCGAGCGGATCCTCATCACCTTGCTGGAGGAATTGCTCGACGTCACCGGTCTCGATCGCGACGACAACTTCTTCGCGCTCGGCGGTGACAGCATCATCTCCATTAAATGGTCGGCGCAGGCCACCGCGCAGGGACTGGCCTTCACGCCGGGAATGGTGTTCGAGTACATGACCATCGGCGAGCTGGCCGCGGCGGTCGACGCGGCAGCGGGTGAGCCGGCGGCCGAGGCGGATTCGCCGCCGAAGCAGGAATATACGCCGATGAGCGCGTCGGGCCTGACCCCCGATGCGTTGGCGCAACTCAACGCATCCTGGCTCAACCAGTCGTGA